In Brevundimonas sp. SGAir0440, one DNA window encodes the following:
- a CDS encoding helix-turn-helix transcriptional regulator, producing the protein MIDLQTIGLERFQASAGEAAALLRALSNEKRLMILCQVGEGEMSVGQLLPQVGLSQSALSQHLAKLREEALVSTRRDGTTIFYRIADPAVLKVIAVLAEIYCPPVSSEKA; encoded by the coding sequence ATGATCGACCTTCAGACCATCGGACTTGAGCGTTTCCAGGCCAGCGCCGGCGAGGCGGCGGCGCTGCTGCGCGCGCTGTCCAACGAGAAGCGGCTGATGATCCTGTGTCAGGTGGGCGAGGGCGAGATGTCCGTAGGCCAACTGCTGCCCCAGGTCGGCCTGTCGCAATCGGCCCTGTCCCAGCACCTAGCAAAGCTGCGCGAAGAGGCGCTGGTCAGCACGCGTCGAGACGGCACGACCATCTTCTACCGCATCGCCGATCCGGCCGTCCTGAAGGTCATCGCCGTGCTGGCCGAAATTTATTGTCCCCCTGTTTCCTCCGAAAAGGCATGA
- a CDS encoding bifunctional diguanylate cyclase/phosphodiesterase codes for MTPRSRSLAWDATTAIEALAAAETALWVWTPAADELRFTGATRSLGLGPLAPECTAAGFVALAMPQDRSLAERMLKPQDEGAEIAVRLRMRGSETCLWRGVWLEDGLRAAGVVALETKFAGSDRDTLTGLLDRRAFLARVSEVLTQPGEYEIVVGDVDRLRRLNEALGHERTDLVLSALGSRLAAAFNKDASAARIGEDEFAIIVPKTASHTSYRVRDALEQPLRVAGFDIYPTVSIGAVMVEGGPDAPDAAELLRRVELAVESAKGAGRGGSAAYGRALESDSLSRLALEADLRNAFVRGEIVPFFQPIVNLNTGAVAGFEALARWRHPRRGLVPPDEFLGLTADLGMMNDLGLLMMTQSARQLAEWIERHPLAGKLFCSVNLSVGEIERPHLCEDVARIIKETGLPRGALKLEVTEGDIMRDTARAAEVLQSLKDVGASLALDDFGTGFSSLSYLARLPFDTLKIDRYFVLTMNKDEGSAKIVKSVVNLGRDLSLEVVAEGVENAELARLLLDAQCHYGQGFGYAPALPAQEAEVYLAESLADGTAPLKQRSA; via the coding sequence GTGACACCACGATCCCGATCGCTGGCCTGGGACGCCACGACCGCCATCGAGGCGCTGGCCGCCGCCGAAACGGCTCTGTGGGTCTGGACGCCCGCGGCGGACGAACTGCGTTTCACCGGGGCTACACGATCGCTGGGCCTGGGACCTTTGGCGCCGGAATGCACGGCCGCCGGATTTGTCGCCCTGGCCATGCCGCAGGATCGCAGCCTGGCCGAGCGGATGCTCAAACCCCAGGACGAGGGCGCCGAGATCGCCGTACGTCTGCGCATGCGTGGGTCCGAGACCTGTCTGTGGCGTGGCGTCTGGCTGGAGGACGGCCTGCGCGCCGCCGGCGTCGTGGCGCTGGAGACCAAGTTCGCCGGATCGGACCGTGATACGCTGACGGGCCTTTTGGATCGTCGCGCCTTTCTGGCCCGCGTCAGCGAGGTGCTGACCCAGCCCGGCGAATACGAAATCGTTGTCGGCGACGTGGACCGGCTGCGGCGCCTGAACGAGGCGCTGGGGCACGAGCGGACCGACCTGGTGCTGTCGGCCTTGGGCTCGCGTCTGGCTGCCGCCTTCAACAAGGACGCCTCGGCCGCGCGGATCGGCGAGGATGAGTTCGCCATCATCGTGCCCAAGACCGCCTCGCACACCAGCTACCGCGTTCGAGACGCGCTGGAGCAGCCGCTGCGGGTCGCGGGCTTCGACATCTATCCGACCGTCTCCATCGGGGCGGTGATGGTGGAGGGCGGGCCGGATGCGCCCGACGCCGCCGAACTGTTGCGCCGGGTCGAGCTGGCGGTGGAATCGGCCAAGGGCGCCGGGCGCGGCGGATCGGCCGCCTATGGCCGGGCGCTTGAAAGCGACAGCCTGAGCCGTCTGGCGCTGGAGGCGGATCTGAGGAACGCCTTCGTGCGCGGCGAGATCGTGCCCTTCTTCCAGCCGATCGTGAACCTGAACACCGGCGCCGTCGCCGGTTTCGAGGCCCTGGCGCGCTGGCGTCACCCGCGCCGGGGTCTGGTGCCGCCGGACGAGTTCCTGGGTCTGACCGCCGACCTGGGCATGATGAACGACCTGGGCCTGCTGATGATGACCCAGTCGGCGCGGCAGCTGGCCGAATGGATCGAACGCCATCCGCTGGCCGGCAAGCTGTTCTGCAGCGTCAACCTGTCGGTCGGCGAGATCGAGCGCCCGCATCTGTGCGAGGACGTGGCGCGCATCATCAAGGAAACGGGCCTGCCCAGGGGCGCGCTGAAGCTGGAAGTCACCGAAGGCGACATCATGCGCGACACCGCCCGCGCCGCCGAGGTGCTGCAATCGCTGAAAGACGTCGGGGCCTCGCTGGCGCTGGACGACTTCGGCACCGGCTTCTCGTCCCTGTCCTATCTGGCGCGCCTGCCGTTCGATACGCTGAAGATCGACCGCTATTTCGTGCTGACGATGAACAAGGACGAGGGCTCTGCCAAGATCGTCAAGTCGGTGGTCAACCTGGGTCGCGACCTGTCGCTGGAGGTCGTCGCCGAGGGGGTGGAGAACGCCGAACTGGCCCGCCTGCTGCTGGACGCGCAATGCCACTATGGTCAGGGCTTCGGCTATGCGCCCGCCCTGCCGGCGCAGGAGGCCGAGGTCTATCTGGCCGAAAGCCTGGCCGACGGCACCGCGCCGCTGAAGCAGCGGTCGGCGTAA
- a CDS encoding TetR/AcrR family transcriptional regulator, which translates to MKRRRGAVAREEALEAARDLLLSGGPAAVTLKAVGERMGVGHANLIHHFGSAAGLQGALMDAMVRDLAQRIEAGLNEGSGEGRDGVEPGRLMSVVFDAFGPGGASQMAAWLALAREQGRAESFAEVVRDLAERLAAMAPDDPRAAERAKALVVTAAYMAFAEGLIGDILTPMLGAPEGFGRDLALKLTATLLAEP; encoded by the coding sequence GTGAAGCGACGACGCGGGGCGGTGGCGCGTGAAGAGGCGCTGGAGGCGGCGCGCGACCTGCTGCTGTCGGGCGGGCCAGCGGCGGTGACGCTGAAGGCGGTGGGCGAGCGGATGGGGGTGGGTCACGCCAATCTGATTCACCATTTCGGCTCGGCGGCCGGGCTTCAGGGCGCGCTGATGGATGCGATGGTGCGCGATCTGGCGCAACGGATCGAGGCGGGCCTGAACGAGGGCTCGGGAGAAGGGCGCGACGGCGTCGAGCCAGGGCGGCTGATGAGCGTGGTGTTCGACGCCTTCGGGCCGGGCGGGGCTTCGCAGATGGCGGCCTGGCTGGCGCTGGCGCGCGAGCAGGGCCGGGCGGAAAGCTTCGCCGAGGTGGTGCGCGATCTGGCCGAACGGCTGGCGGCCATGGCGCCCGATGATCCCAGGGCGGCCGAGCGGGCCAAGGCCCTGGTGGTGACGGCGGCCTATATGGCCTTCGCCGAGGGGCTGATCGGGGACATCCTGACGCCGATGCTGGGCGCGCCCGAGGGGTTCGGACGCGACTTGGCGCTGAAGCTGACCGCGACACTTTTGGCCGAACCGTAA
- a CDS encoding sulfite exporter TauE/SafE family protein: MTTELTPLVLTAFSGGVVALLLTLFGGGGSVLAVPLLLYVVGVADPHVAIGVSAAGVALNALTALAGQARAGRVRWPCATLFAITGAAGAWFGSSLAKIIDGHQLLLIFAVAMAAVGVSMLRPKAAVARDEPRLNWSMSPRVGMAGAGVGSAAGFFGIGGGFLIVPGLMASTGMSLATAQATSLLSVAAFGATTAGNYALSGWVDPGLVAAMAVGGVAGTAAGLPLARRLGSNARLGRILFAGLILVVAAYVAVRAILAL, encoded by the coding sequence ATGACGACCGAACTGACCCCGCTGGTCCTGACCGCCTTCAGCGGCGGCGTCGTCGCCCTGCTGCTGACCCTGTTCGGCGGCGGCGGGTCGGTTCTGGCCGTACCGCTGCTGCTCTATGTCGTCGGCGTCGCCGATCCCCATGTCGCCATCGGCGTGTCGGCGGCGGGGGTGGCGCTGAACGCCCTGACGGCTCTGGCCGGTCAGGCCAGGGCAGGGCGGGTGCGCTGGCCCTGCGCGACCCTGTTCGCCATCACCGGCGCGGCCGGGGCCTGGTTCGGTTCGTCCCTGGCCAAGATAATCGACGGCCATCAGCTGCTGCTGATCTTCGCCGTGGCCATGGCGGCCGTGGGCGTGTCGATGCTGCGTCCCAAGGCGGCGGTCGCGCGGGACGAGCCCCGGCTGAACTGGTCCATGTCGCCGCGCGTCGGCATGGCGGGCGCCGGCGTCGGCTCGGCCGCAGGCTTCTTCGGCATCGGCGGCGGCTTTCTGATCGTGCCCGGCCTGATGGCGTCGACGGGCATGAGCCTGGCGACCGCCCAAGCGACGTCTTTGCTCAGTGTCGCCGCGTTCGGGGCGACGACGGCGGGCAACTATGCGCTGTCGGGCTGGGTCGATCCGGGCCTCGTCGCCGCCATGGCGGTCGGCGGGGTCGCCGGGACGGCGGCGGGTCTGCCGCTGGCGCGCCGGCTGGGGTCGAACGCCCGGCTTGGGCGCATCCTGTTCGCGGGCCTGATCCTGGTGGTCGCCGCCTATGTCGCGGTGCGGGCGATCCTGGCGCTCTGA
- a CDS encoding metal-dependent hydrolase, with protein sequence MAKSATPADLQIKPRDLHIDREAPTPRWWLNGDPFGTAVMNALSLTFPDGERFFIQSVKRFAKDAPPALTADIRAFTVQEGAHTREHMAFNAITERAGYDTAEIEAYVTARLDIARARPALAQLAATMALEHFTAAFAHRLLADPELLKGSPHDLARLWRWHSIEEIEHKGVAYDVFLHATRDLSPLKRWRIRRWAMFLTTLLFTRTVRETTFMLLKQDGIVGWRARLGLFRWLWLKPGLYRRMIGDYLAFYKPDFHPWQVDDRDLIADAEAGLAQPA encoded by the coding sequence ATGGCGAAATCCGCCACACCCGCCGACCTCCAGATCAAGCCGCGCGACCTGCATATCGACCGCGAGGCTCCGACGCCACGCTGGTGGCTGAACGGCGACCCGTTCGGCACCGCCGTGATGAACGCGCTCAGCCTGACCTTCCCCGACGGCGAGCGGTTCTTCATCCAGTCGGTCAAGCGGTTCGCCAAGGACGCGCCCCCGGCCCTGACCGCCGACATCCGCGCCTTCACGGTCCAGGAAGGCGCCCACACCCGCGAACACATGGCCTTCAACGCCATCACCGAACGCGCCGGCTACGACACCGCCGAGATCGAGGCCTATGTCACCGCCCGTCTCGACATCGCCCGCGCCCGTCCGGCCCTGGCCCAGCTGGCGGCGACCATGGCGCTGGAGCATTTCACCGCCGCCTTCGCCCATCGGCTGCTGGCCGATCCGGAGCTGCTGAAGGGCTCGCCCCACGACCTGGCCCGCCTGTGGCGCTGGCACTCCATCGAGGAGATCGAGCACAAGGGCGTGGCCTATGACGTCTTCCTGCACGCGACCCGGGACCTCAGTCCGCTGAAGCGCTGGCGCATCCGGCGCTGGGCCATGTTCCTGACGACCCTGCTGTTCACCCGCACGGTGCGCGAGACGACCTTCATGCTGCTGAAACAGGACGGCATCGTCGGCTGGCGCGCGCGTCTGGGCCTGTTCCGCTGGCTGTGGCTGAAGCCGGGTCTGTATCGCCGGATGATCGGCGACTACCTGGCCTTCTACAAACCCGACTTCCACCCGTGGCAGGTCGACGACCGCGACCTGATCGCCGACGCGGAGGCCGGTTTGGCCCAACCGGCCTGA
- a CDS encoding SulP family inorganic anion transporter, with product MIASARQQWLANPRRDLLAGTVVALALIPEAIAFSIIAGVDPAVGLYASVVIAVTIAFVGGRPAMISAATGAMALLMVTLVRDHGLEYLFAASILCGVFQIVIGLLKLGRYIKFVSRSVMTGFVNSLAILIFLAQMPELIGRGWITYALVAAALVVIYGFPRLTKAVPSPLVAIVAISALVIVMKLDVRTVGDMGQMPTSLPMFHLPAVPLTWQTLVIIAPISATLAFVGLLESLLTANLIDDITDTPSDKDRETRGQGIANILSPLFGGMAGCAMIGQSMINVTSGARGRLSTLWAGLFLLFLMLALQTWVARIPMAALVAVMIMVSIGTFDWSSVMKLRSTPLQSSIVMIATTVTVVATHDLSKGVILGVLLSAIFFMRKVGKTIAVTEVPTPEPGVLRYRVSGQLFFASADLFAASFEHHGQPTRVEIDLSDAHLWDLTGVAAVDKVVFRYRRQGADAQVTGMNDAARTLVTRVGRFEKMHLPDGAGAH from the coding sequence ATCATCGCCTCCGCGCGCCAGCAATGGCTCGCCAATCCTCGCCGCGATCTTCTGGCGGGGACCGTCGTGGCCCTGGCCCTGATCCCCGAAGCCATCGCCTTTTCCATCATCGCCGGCGTCGATCCCGCCGTCGGCCTCTACGCCAGCGTGGTCATCGCCGTCACCATCGCCTTCGTGGGCGGGCGGCCGGCCATGATCTCGGCCGCGACCGGCGCCATGGCCCTGCTGATGGTCACGCTCGTGCGCGACCACGGGCTGGAATATCTGTTCGCCGCCTCGATCCTTTGCGGCGTGTTCCAGATCGTCATCGGCCTGCTGAAGCTGGGGCGCTACATCAAATTCGTCAGCCGCAGCGTCATGACCGGCTTCGTCAACTCCCTGGCCATCCTGATCTTCCTGGCCCAGATGCCTGAGTTGATCGGCCGAGGCTGGATCACCTACGCCCTGGTCGCGGCGGCCCTGGTCGTCATTTACGGCTTCCCCCGCCTCACCAAGGCGGTGCCCTCGCCCCTGGTCGCCATCGTCGCCATCAGCGCCCTGGTGATCGTGATGAAGCTGGACGTGCGCACCGTCGGCGACATGGGCCAGATGCCGACCAGCCTGCCGATGTTCCACCTGCCCGCCGTCCCTCTGACGTGGCAGACGCTGGTCATTATCGCGCCCATTTCGGCGACCCTGGCCTTCGTCGGCCTGCTGGAAAGCCTGCTGACCGCGAACCTGATCGACGACATCACCGACACCCCGTCGGACAAGGATCGCGAGACGCGCGGCCAGGGGATCGCCAACATCCTGTCGCCGCTGTTCGGCGGCATGGCGGGCTGCGCCATGATCGGCCAGTCGATGATCAACGTCACCTCGGGCGCGCGGGGCCGACTATCGACCCTGTGGGCCGGGTTGTTCCTGCTGTTTCTGATGCTGGCGCTTCAGACCTGGGTCGCTCGGATTCCGATGGCTGCTCTGGTCGCCGTAATGATCATGGTCTCGATCGGCACCTTCGACTGGTCCTCGGTCATGAAGCTGCGCTCCACCCCGCTTCAATCGTCCATCGTCATGATCGCCACCACCGTGACGGTCGTCGCCACCCACGACCTGTCCAAGGGCGTGATCCTGGGGGTGCTGCTGTCGGCGATCTTCTTCATGCGCAAGGTCGGCAAGACCATCGCGGTGACAGAAGTTCCGACGCCGGAACCGGGCGTCTTGCGCTACCGCGTCTCAGGCCAGCTGTTCTTCGCCTCGGCCGATCTATTCGCCGCCAGCTTCGAGCATCACGGCCAACCCACGCGCGTCGAGATCGATCTCAGCGACGCCCATCTGTGGGACCTGACCGGCGTCGCCGCCGTGGACAAGGTCGTCTTCCGCTACCGCCGTCAGGGCGCGGACGCTCAGGTCACGGGCATGAACGACGCCGCCCGCACCCTGGTCACGCGCGTGGGGCGGTTCGAAAAGATGCATCTGCCGGACGGCGCCGGCGCGCATTAG
- a CDS encoding DUF1800 family protein — translation MASSPTDAAVALTRLGLGARPGEIDRVAADPRGWAMGQIRPQGAPQPTGQFADTAERVAQYIDYQSDAGLIRRDRRAAAPAMAEAAPSPAPAAGMPDAADPQAVARREARQAARRDITQDTAQEFLARAQLGATTDDGFAERWALFWSNALTVSAAKFASGAFVGQYEREAIRPHVFGRFEDLVLAAEQHPAMLLYLDQARSVGPDSLAGARRNTGLNENLAREMMELHTVGADGGYTQGDVTELARALTGWSVPAARDQRQPARPQRARRMAAPAEPSPDGFVFRANVHEPGPRTVMGKTYPAAGLAQGQAILRDLARHPATAKRLSRRLAAHFVADDPPPALVARLEAAWTGSGGDLAQVARALVDAPETWTPQPAKIKTPYDFIVSAHRALSTQPQRVQPLRQALLDMGQPPFAPPSPEGWPDTAADWAGPDALVKRLNWSRTAADLAQASDPNAVAASALGPRLGERTRLAVARAESRPEALTLLFMSPEFQRR, via the coding sequence ATGGCTTCATCACCGACCGACGCCGCCGTCGCCCTGACGCGCCTGGGTCTGGGCGCCCGGCCCGGCGAGATCGACCGCGTCGCCGCCGATCCGCGCGGCTGGGCCATGGGCCAGATCCGGCCCCAGGGCGCGCCCCAGCCGACCGGCCAGTTCGCCGACACCGCCGAACGCGTCGCCCAATATATCGACTATCAGAGCGACGCCGGCCTGATCCGTCGCGACCGACGCGCCGCCGCTCCGGCGATGGCCGAGGCCGCCCCCTCCCCTGCCCCCGCTGCCGGCATGCCGGACGCGGCCGATCCGCAGGCCGTCGCCCGGCGCGAAGCCCGTCAGGCCGCCCGCCGCGATATCACCCAGGACACGGCGCAGGAGTTCCTGGCCCGCGCCCAGCTCGGCGCGACCACCGACGACGGCTTCGCCGAGCGCTGGGCCCTGTTCTGGTCGAACGCCCTGACCGTCTCGGCCGCCAAGTTCGCCAGCGGCGCCTTTGTGGGTCAGTATGAGCGCGAGGCCATCCGCCCCCACGTCTTCGGCCGGTTCGAGGATCTGGTCCTGGCCGCCGAACAGCACCCCGCCATGCTGCTCTATCTGGATCAGGCCCGCTCTGTCGGTCCCGACAGCCTGGCCGGCGCACGCCGCAACACCGGGCTGAACGAAAACCTCGCCCGCGAGATGATGGAGTTGCACACGGTCGGCGCCGACGGCGGCTATACGCAAGGCGACGTGACCGAACTGGCGCGCGCCCTGACCGGCTGGTCCGTCCCCGCCGCCCGCGACCAGCGCCAGCCGGCTCGCCCTCAGCGCGCGCGCAGGATGGCCGCCCCGGCCGAGCCCAGTCCCGACGGCTTCGTTTTCCGCGCCAATGTTCACGAACCCGGGCCCCGCACCGTGATGGGCAAAACCTATCCGGCGGCGGGCCTGGCCCAGGGTCAGGCCATCCTGCGCGACCTGGCCCGGCATCCGGCGACGGCCAAACGCCTGTCGCGCCGTCTCGCCGCCCATTTCGTCGCCGACGATCCGCCGCCCGCCCTGGTCGCCCGACTGGAAGCGGCCTGGACCGGCTCAGGCGGCGATCTGGCCCAGGTCGCCCGCGCCCTTGTCGACGCGCCTGAGACCTGGACGCCCCAGCCCGCCAAGATCAAGACGCCCTACGACTTCATCGTCTCAGCCCATCGCGCGCTGAGTACCCAGCCCCAGCGCGTCCAGCCGTTGCGCCAGGCCCTGCTCGACATGGGCCAGCCGCCGTTCGCGCCCCCGTCGCCCGAGGGCTGGCCGGACACGGCCGCCGACTGGGCCGGTCCCGACGCCCTGGTCAAACGGCTGAACTGGTCGCGCACCGCCGCCGATCTAGCGCAAGCAAGCGACCCCAATGCGGTCGCCGCCTCCGCCCTCGGCCCGCGCCTCGGCGAACGCACTCGCCTCGCCGTCGCCCGCGCCGAAAGCCGGCCCGAGGCCCTCACCCTTCTATTCATGTCGCCGGAGTTCCAACGCCGATGA
- a CDS encoding MBL fold metallo-hydrolase, with product MAQSPDVRGFFDPATHTVTYLVSDPATGQAAIIDPVLDFDAASARTSTRSIDAVMAALRSEALTLALVLETHAHADHLTAAAHLRATTGVSIGIGGRITQVQSAFGPLFDADDVRPDGAVFDHLYADGDAFALGDLKVEVIHTPGHTPACVSYRIGDAVFTGDTLFMPDYGTARTDFPGGDARTLYRSIQRLLSLPDGTRVFVGHDYLPQGRTDYRFETTVAEQRAHNIHIGGGVWEDAFVAMREARDATLGAPQLILPSLQVNIRAGDLPPPDANGQRYLRLPLNAI from the coding sequence ATGGCCCAATCTCCCGACGTCCGCGGCTTTTTCGATCCCGCGACCCACACCGTCACCTATCTGGTCAGCGACCCCGCGACGGGTCAGGCAGCGATCATCGACCCCGTCCTGGACTTCGACGCGGCTTCGGCCCGCACCTCGACGCGGTCGATCGACGCCGTCATGGCGGCGCTGCGGTCGGAAGCGCTGACCTTGGCCCTGGTGCTCGAAACCCACGCCCACGCCGACCACCTGACGGCGGCGGCGCACCTGCGTGCGACGACGGGAGTGTCGATCGGCATCGGCGGGCGGATCACCCAGGTTCAGTCCGCCTTCGGCCCCCTGTTCGACGCCGACGACGTGCGCCCGGACGGCGCGGTTTTCGATCATCTCTATGCGGACGGCGACGCGTTTGCCCTGGGCGATCTGAAGGTCGAGGTGATCCACACGCCCGGCCACACCCCCGCCTGTGTCAGCTATCGGATCGGCGATGCGGTCTTCACCGGCGACACCCTGTTCATGCCCGACTATGGCACGGCGCGAACGGACTTTCCTGGCGGCGACGCCCGGACCCTGTATCGCTCGATCCAGCGCCTGCTGAGCCTGCCCGACGGGACCCGCGTCTTCGTCGGCCACGACTACCTGCCACAAGGCCGCACCGACTACCGGTTCGAGACCACCGTGGCCGAACAACGCGCGCACAATATCCACATTGGCGGCGGCGTATGGGAAGACGCCTTCGTCGCCATGCGCGAAGCCCGCGACGCCACCCTGGGCGCGCCGCAACTGATCCTGCCCTCGCTTCAGGTCAACATCCGCGCCGGCGACCTGCCGCCCCCCGACGCCAACGGCCAGCGCTACCTGCGCCTGCCGCTAAACGCGATCTGA
- a CDS encoding GNAT family N-acetyltransferase, giving the protein MALLDWMSDVAGPVIRGDGVMLRPPRAADYAAWSTLRDGSRDYLQPWEPAWPEDDLTKAAFRRRLSIYAREMELGNAWPFFVFVQDGKALAGAVTLSNVRRGVAETGTLGYWIGQPFSGQGVATAGVRAVVGYAFDKLKLHRLEAACLPTNHGSRRVLEKSGFRNEGRARAYLKINGEWADHLLFGLVEDER; this is encoded by the coding sequence ATGGCGCTTCTGGACTGGATGAGCGATGTGGCCGGCCCCGTAATCCGGGGGGACGGCGTGATGCTGCGCCCGCCGCGCGCCGCCGATTACGCCGCCTGGTCCACGCTGCGCGACGGCTCGCGCGACTATCTGCAGCCGTGGGAGCCGGCCTGGCCCGAGGACGACCTGACCAAGGCGGCCTTCCGGCGCCGGCTGTCGATCTATGCGCGCGAGATGGAGCTAGGCAACGCCTGGCCCTTCTTCGTCTTCGTGCAGGACGGCAAGGCCCTGGCGGGGGCGGTGACCCTGTCGAACGTGCGGCGCGGCGTCGCCGAGACGGGGACGCTGGGCTACTGGATCGGTCAGCCGTTTTCCGGTCAGGGCGTGGCGACGGCGGGCGTTCGGGCCGTCGTCGGCTACGCCTTCGACAAGCTGAAGCTGCACCGGCTGGAGGCGGCCTGTCTGCCCACCAACCACGGGTCGCGACGGGTGCTGGAGAAATCCGGTTTTCGCAACGAAGGTCGGGCTCGCGCTTATTTGAAAATTAACGGCGAGTGGGCAGACCATTTGTTGTTCGGCCTGGTCGAGGACGAGCGTTGA
- a CDS encoding DUF1501 domain-containing protein, which yields MTALNINRRHLLAAASAGIGLAFAGRVAAQTNGQANKMVVVIARGAMDGLSVTVPYADPNYVPLRGGLAIAAPGEANGALALSEGFGLHPALAGLHALYGQGQLRFAPAVALPVRIRSHFDAQDVLENGGEGLRQQSDGWLNRAIVAAGGTSLKGLSIGAQTPLILRGDAPVSSWAPGGLVRDGDRIASLLQDLYVEDPMLGQNLARGLATEQLVSMEGGDQRLRRNDVQGLGQAVARLMTGPEGADIVAVSLDGWDTHAGQRAQLQTRLTGLDQLVTGLRDGLGDAWSRTAVIVATEFGRTARANGTQGTDHGTGSSLLLAGGAVKQGGPIGDWPTLADNRLFENRDLAPTLDIRSIFKGVLRDHMGLDRAALDARVFPGSAAEAPTMDGLV from the coding sequence ATGACCGCCCTCAATATCAACCGCCGCCATCTGCTGGCCGCCGCCTCGGCCGGGATCGGTCTGGCCTTCGCCGGCCGCGTCGCCGCCCAGACCAACGGCCAGGCCAACAAGATGGTCGTCGTCATCGCGCGCGGCGCCATGGACGGCCTGTCCGTCACCGTGCCCTACGCCGATCCGAACTACGTCCCCTTGCGCGGCGGTCTGGCCATCGCCGCGCCCGGCGAGGCGAATGGCGCCCTGGCCCTGAGCGAAGGCTTCGGCCTGCACCCGGCGCTGGCGGGCCTGCACGCCCTCTATGGTCAGGGCCAGTTGCGCTTCGCCCCCGCCGTCGCCCTGCCCGTGCGCATCCGCTCGCACTTCGACGCCCAGGACGTGCTGGAGAACGGCGGCGAAGGTCTGCGCCAGCAATCCGACGGCTGGCTGAACCGCGCCATTGTCGCGGCCGGCGGAACGTCGCTGAAGGGCCTGTCGATCGGCGCCCAGACCCCGCTGATCCTGCGCGGCGACGCGCCGGTGTCCAGCTGGGCGCCCGGCGGTCTGGTGCGCGACGGCGACCGCATCGCCTCCCTGCTGCAGGACCTCTATGTCGAGGATCCGATGCTGGGCCAGAACCTGGCGCGGGGTCTGGCGACCGAGCAGCTGGTCAGCATGGAGGGCGGCGACCAACGCCTGCGTCGCAACGACGTGCAGGGCCTGGGACAGGCCGTCGCCAGGCTGATGACCGGACCGGAGGGCGCCGACATCGTCGCCGTCTCGCTGGACGGCTGGGACACCCATGCGGGCCAGCGCGCGCAACTCCAGACCCGGCTGACGGGCCTGGATCAACTGGTCACGGGCCTGAGGGACGGTTTGGGCGACGCCTGGTCGCGCACGGCGGTCATCGTCGCCACCGAGTTCGGCCGCACCGCCCGCGCCAACGGCACCCAAGGCACCGACCACGGCACCGGCTCGTCGCTTCTGCTGGCAGGCGGCGCGGTCAAGCAAGGCGGCCCCATCGGCGACTGGCCGACGCTTGCCGACAATCGCTTGTTCGAAAACCGCGACCTGGCCCCGACCCTGGACATCCGTTCAATCTTCAAGGGCGTGTTGCGCGATCACATGGGCCTCGACCGCGCCGCCCTGGACGCCCGCGTCTTCCCCGGCAGCGCCGCCGAGGCCCCGACGATGGACGGTCTGGTCTAG
- a CDS encoding rhodanese family protein, protein MSVLTPLSPAEVSRRLKQNTAVLIDIREPDEFAREHVVGAVHAPLSAFDAFTPAGVDSRDVIFTCRTGNRTGVNCDRLAAKTTGQAFVLEGGLDAWKAQGLATHADRSKPIELMRQVQMVAGGLILLGAALGLLVHPAFWGLSAFVGAGLFVAGATGFCGMARLLAVMPWNRTATRPVTRAV, encoded by the coding sequence ATGAGCGTCCTGACCCCCCTCTCCCCCGCCGAGGTTTCGCGCCGGCTGAAGCAGAATACAGCCGTGCTGATCGACATCCGCGAGCCGGATGAGTTCGCCAGAGAGCATGTCGTCGGCGCCGTCCATGCGCCGCTGTCGGCCTTCGACGCCTTTACGCCCGCCGGCGTCGACAGCCGCGACGTCATCTTCACCTGCCGGACCGGCAATCGGACGGGCGTCAACTGCGACCGTCTGGCGGCCAAGACGACGGGCCAAGCCTTTGTTCTGGAGGGCGGGCTGGACGCGTGGAAGGCGCAGGGCCTGGCCACCCACGCCGACCGCTCCAAGCCGATCGAACTGATGCGTCAGGTGCAGATGGTCGCGGGCGGCCTGATCCTGCTCGGCGCGGCGCTGGGCCTGCTGGTGCATCCGGCCTTCTGGGGTCTGTCAGCCTTCGTCGGCGCGGGCTTGTTCGTCGCGGGCGCGACGGGCTTTTGCGGCATGGCGCGGCTGCTGGCCGTCATGCCGTGGAACAGAACCGCGACCCGGCCCGTGACAAGAGCGGTCTGA
- a CDS encoding cold-shock protein: MATGTVKWFNATKGYGFIQPEDGGKDVFVHISAVEAAGLRGLDENQKVSYELERDKRSGKESAGQLQTL, translated from the coding sequence ATGGCTACCGGCACTGTCAAATGGTTCAACGCCACCAAGGGCTACGGCTTCATCCAGCCTGAGGACGGCGGCAAGGACGTCTTCGTCCACATCTCGGCTGTCGAAGCCGCCGGCCTGCGCGGCCTGGACGAAAACCAGAAGGTTTCCTACGAGCTGGAACGCGACAAGCGTTCGGGCAAGGAATCGGCTGGCCAGCTCCAGACCCTCTAA